A window of the Desulforapulum autotrophicum HRM2 genome harbors these coding sequences:
- a CDS encoding ABC transporter ATP-binding protein: MINDGVILDIYLDKISKSHTDSNAHRLLFNNMDARFESGQFNVIIGKSGVGKSSLLNLISGIDLPDKGQIRMGDSNLSAMTDTQRTIFRRKHIGFIYQFFNLIPVLTVMENLTLISELDGKPKKAYLNRAQELLKTVGLFDRKNDYPDTLSGGEQQRIAVVRSLVNEPEIILADEPTGNLDLKTGRLVLELISELTIKNKNTLVMVTHSPEAVDYADQVFRVENQTLVLESSKLSR, from the coding sequence ATGATTAACGATGGGGTGATTTTGGACATTTATCTCGATAAAATCAGCAAGTCACACACAGACAGCAATGCCCATCGATTGTTATTCAACAATATGGACGCCCGGTTTGAATCGGGTCAATTTAATGTGATCATTGGTAAGAGTGGTGTGGGAAAGAGCTCCCTGCTCAACCTGATCAGCGGGATAGACCTGCCGGATAAAGGTCAGATTCGCATGGGCGATTCAAACTTGTCTGCAATGACGGATACTCAACGAACCATTTTCAGACGAAAGCATATCGGTTTCATCTACCAGTTTTTCAACCTCATCCCTGTGCTCACGGTCATGGAAAACCTTACGCTGATCAGTGAATTAGATGGAAAGCCCAAAAAAGCATACCTGAACCGTGCACAGGAGCTGTTAAAAACAGTCGGGCTCTTTGACCGAAAAAACGACTACCCAGACACACTCTCCGGCGGTGAACAGCAGCGGATTGCCGTGGTCAGATCCCTGGTCAATGAGCCGGAAATCATTCTTGCCGATGAACCCACAGGTAACCTTGACCTGAAAACAGGCCGTTTGGTCCTTGAGCTCATATCTGAACTGACCATAAAAAACAAAAATACCCTTGTCATGGTGACCCACAGCCCCGAAGCTGTTGACTATGCGGATCAGGTCTTCAGAGTTGAAAACCAGACATTGGTCCTTGAATCCAGCAAATTGAGCCGCTGA
- a CDS encoding FtsX-like permease family protein, whose product MIKIWFRQVRRHILRTILLVFGIALGVSGVVAIDIAKTSVSKSFELSTTALTSRSTHQIMGNNFKIPQSLFTQLRTDLGIHRSAPVITSPVSVKELNNTSLMLMGIDPFSEMDFRNFSIRTTPGVGEKSLAGLLDPSPGILLSQVFAARYGLSPGDPLTLTFGTRQARVLISGLLDSDDAGTNAVFEGLILADISLAQEILGFQDSISRIDLILSDETMATKVRSLLPQGTVLVETGRQNQVIRRLSKSFETSLTAFSMLALFMGIFLIYNAVSFSIAQRQKLNGTLRALGATRVDIFYAVMVEVMAYALIGSFIGVYLGILLGKAAVLAVCSTVSDMYFVLTVSKTHIAGATLLKGVLAGIISAVTAAFFPALTAAGTLPITLMHRSSAESALKRHIPQLTILGCLIICAAVLTLMGFNVRPGYDFGCVFLIFLGAALLSPMVILLMVRAMEITAKPSAGILTKMALRNIVRSLSRTSVLIASLMVVTSVYIGIDIMTGSFRLSIIDWVDGHIGGDIHVSSSDHLNRSLRPALLEEIQALPSVSAVSAYNLHRIFSRTSGEVHIFSYLSDFSKKKWTWTDSGQEKIDSLLEQGWIVVSEIFAQRNQIQPARGVTVVLETVDGPKSFKIAGIFRDFFMGGGRIIVNRESMQRFWNHEDITAMQVFLKPNQPIEPVMSSIRLFEPEDSRLKVVSGASIKQNILGVFDRTFVITSALQILTAIVALTGILNSVMALLLERTRELGVLRACGAERYQMGKLLLLECGLSGLISGIMALPLGLCLAWMLIHIVNERSFGWTYDMVISPGVFVQAVSLACLAAVVAGIFPAVRAGRTDIGNALRME is encoded by the coding sequence ATGATCAAGATATGGTTCAGACAGGTTCGCAGGCATATTCTGCGGACTATTTTGCTGGTGTTCGGAATTGCCCTGGGGGTTTCCGGTGTCGTGGCCATAGACATTGCCAAAACCAGTGTCAGTAAGTCTTTTGAACTATCCACTACGGCCCTGACATCTCGATCAACCCATCAGATTATGGGCAATAATTTCAAAATACCACAATCTCTTTTTACACAGCTGAGAACCGATCTGGGTATTCATCGTTCCGCACCTGTGATCACCTCCCCTGTTTCAGTCAAAGAGTTGAACAATACATCCCTGATGCTGATGGGGATTGACCCTTTTTCTGAAATGGATTTCAGAAATTTCAGCATCCGGACAACCCCTGGCGTTGGGGAGAAGAGCCTTGCAGGCCTTTTAGATCCATCGCCAGGCATTCTCTTGTCCCAGGTTTTTGCAGCTCGCTATGGGTTGAGCCCGGGGGATCCGCTGACCCTGACCTTTGGAACCCGGCAGGCTCGTGTACTGATATCCGGACTCCTCGACAGCGACGATGCGGGCACCAATGCAGTCTTTGAAGGCCTAATTCTGGCCGACATTTCCCTTGCCCAGGAGATCCTGGGATTTCAAGACAGCATCAGCCGGATTGATCTGATTCTGTCCGATGAAACCATGGCCACAAAAGTCCGAAGCCTGCTGCCCCAGGGAACGGTACTGGTGGAAACAGGCCGGCAGAACCAGGTGATCAGACGGCTTTCTAAATCCTTTGAGACCAGTTTGACGGCATTTTCCATGCTGGCCCTGTTCATGGGAATTTTTCTAATCTACAACGCGGTTTCCTTCTCAATCGCCCAGCGGCAGAAACTCAATGGGACACTGCGTGCACTAGGCGCCACAAGGGTCGATATCTTTTATGCTGTCATGGTTGAGGTGATGGCCTATGCACTCATCGGATCTTTTATAGGCGTGTACCTTGGTATCCTCCTTGGTAAAGCAGCTGTGCTGGCTGTTTGCAGCACAGTGTCAGACATGTATTTTGTTTTAACCGTCAGCAAGACCCATATCGCCGGCGCGACACTCCTGAAGGGCGTTCTGGCGGGAATTATCTCTGCCGTTACGGCCGCTTTTTTCCCGGCATTGACAGCTGCCGGAACACTTCCCATCACCCTGATGCACCGGTCATCGGCTGAAAGTGCATTAAAAAGACATATTCCCCAGCTCACGATTCTCGGGTGCCTCATTATCTGTGCTGCTGTTTTGACCCTCATGGGATTCAATGTTCGTCCAGGTTATGACTTTGGCTGCGTATTCCTTATTTTCCTGGGAGCGGCACTCCTGTCGCCCATGGTGATCCTGTTGATGGTCAGGGCTATGGAAATAACCGCAAAACCGTCCGCTGGAATATTGACAAAAATGGCCTTGAGAAACATTGTTCGGTCTTTGAGCCGGACCAGCGTTCTGATCGCCTCTTTAATGGTTGTTACATCGGTCTATATCGGTATTGACATCATGACCGGCAGTTTCAGACTTTCCATTATTGACTGGGTGGACGGCCACATCGGTGGCGATATCCATGTGTCCTCATCTGATCACCTGAACCGTTCATTGCGCCCTGCACTCCTGGAGGAAATCCAGGCCCTTCCATCGGTATCTGCCGTGTCGGCCTATAATCTTCACCGAATTTTTTCCCGGACATCGGGGGAAGTTCACATATTTTCCTACCTTTCAGATTTTTCCAAAAAAAAATGGACATGGACAGATAGCGGTCAAGAAAAAATCGACTCCCTGTTAGAACAGGGCTGGATCGTTGTTTCTGAGATCTTTGCCCAAAGAAATCAAATTCAACCCGCCAGGGGCGTCACCGTGGTTCTGGAAACGGTTGATGGACCCAAATCGTTTAAAATTGCAGGCATCTTCAGGGATTTTTTCATGGGAGGGGGGCGGATCATCGTCAACCGTGAATCCATGCAACGATTCTGGAATCATGAAGATATCACAGCAATGCAGGTCTTCTTAAAGCCAAACCAGCCCATTGAACCTGTGATGTCAAGTATTCGTTTGTTTGAACCTGAAGACTCAAGGCTTAAAGTGGTTTCAGGGGCATCCATCAAACAAAACATCCTTGGGGTGTTTGACAGAACCTTTGTAATCACGTCTGCCCTGCAGATACTGACCGCCATCGTGGCCTTGACCGGCATTTTGAATTCCGTCATGGCCCTGCTGCTTGAGCGAACAAGGGAGTTGGGTGTCCTGCGGGCCTGCGGTGCTGAAAGATATCAGATGGGCAAACTTTTATTGCTGGAATGCGGTCTGTCTGGACTCATCTCCGGCATAATGGCCCTGCCCCTTGGCCTCTGTCTGGCCTGGATGCTGATCCATATTGTCAACGAACGGTCATTTGGATGGACCTATGACATGGTCATTTCACCAGGCGTGTTTGTTCAAGCAGTGTCACTTGCCTGTCTTGCCGCCGTGGTCGCCGGTATTTTCCCAGCTGTCAGAGCCGGTAGAACCGATATTGGAAACGCCCTTCGCATGGAGTAG
- a CDS encoding lipocalin-like domain-containing protein, whose translation MKPILAHIIIAGLLAFTASGCNRPPEPERINIARVLSSTEPAGCFDTAKSSIDIELPKDAGPHDAFKTEWWYYTGNLETSRARHFGYQLTFFRQALSCEPVGGTSKWRTRQLYFAHFAITDTRNNAFYSNFRMNRQSLDIAGATSLPFQVWIDDWHVTQAGTNLTLAAKGDTMKLQLTLTAEKQVVFQGNNGLSRKGKKPFNASYYYSIPRLETHGTVSIGTDKYQVKGKTWFDHEWSTSALGDDIAGWDWFSAHLDDGRDLMICQIRQADGAPNGYGFGSLSRSNGTYEILSEAQFSIRALRQWKSPTTGNQYPSLWDIKLPDHGINLRVTPVIQDQEHTHMMAYWEGAARFKGKGINGLGYVELTGYQGR comes from the coding sequence ATGAAACCAATCCTTGCACATATTATCATTGCAGGTCTTCTGGCTTTCACAGCTTCCGGCTGTAACCGGCCACCTGAACCGGAGAGAATTAATATCGCCAGGGTCCTTTCATCCACTGAACCAGCGGGCTGTTTCGACACGGCCAAATCGTCCATTGACATTGAATTGCCCAAGGATGCCGGGCCCCATGATGCCTTTAAGACTGAATGGTGGTACTATACCGGAAACCTTGAAACCAGCAGGGCAAGACATTTTGGATATCAGTTGACCTTTTTCAGGCAGGCATTATCCTGTGAGCCGGTTGGGGGAACGTCCAAATGGCGGACCAGACAATTGTATTTTGCCCATTTTGCCATTACCGATACCCGGAACAATGCCTTTTATTCCAACTTTCGCATGAACCGTCAAAGCCTTGATATTGCCGGAGCAACGAGCCTCCCCTTCCAAGTGTGGATCGATGACTGGCATGTGACACAGGCTGGCACCAATTTAACCCTGGCCGCAAAAGGAGACACCATGAAACTTCAGCTAACGCTGACCGCTGAAAAACAGGTTGTATTCCAAGGCAATAACGGGTTAAGCCGCAAAGGGAAAAAGCCCTTTAACGCGTCCTATTACTATTCCATCCCACGGCTTGAAACCCACGGAACCGTATCCATCGGTACCGACAAATATCAAGTCAAGGGAAAGACCTGGTTTGATCATGAATGGAGTACCAGCGCTCTGGGAGACGATATTGCAGGATGGGACTGGTTTTCAGCCCATCTGGACGACGGTCGAGATCTCATGATCTGCCAGATCAGGCAAGCCGACGGGGCCCCCAATGGATATGGGTTTGGCAGCCTCTCCCGTTCAAATGGGACATATGAAATCCTGTCTGAAGCCCAGTTTTCCATTCGTGCCCTCCGTCAATGGAAAAGCCCGACAACGGGCAACCAATATCCCAGTCTCTGGGACATTAAACTGCCGGATCATGGCATTAACCTCAGGGTAACACCGGTGATACAGGACCAGGAACACACCCACATGATGGCCTATTGGGAAGGGGCCGCAAGATTTAAGGGCAAGGGAATTAATGGGTTGGGATATGTGGAACTGACCGGTTACCAGGGGCGCTAG
- a CDS encoding PEP/pyruvate-binding domain-containing protein: protein MKPLLSIKEFMAAGISQVGGKALCLAKIHEQGVTVPRTFCIPCRVYEDYLAHTRLKDRILFEINRKPLEKMRWEEIWDISLRVRNLFLTTPIPQDIRADLGQLILLHCGDTPVAVRSSAPGEDDKASSFAGIHASFLNIMGTEHIIKHVQLVWASLYSDAALLYRKELGLDIHRSQMAVVIQALVASDRSGIFFGMNPANSAESVIESVYGLNQALVDGDIEPDRWVLNRSSGRILSHVEPIRNRLAVPAAQGVDFADLSEKMSQQPPLNDGEVHRVWETGKTLETLFGKPQDMEWTFSKNQLVVLQARPITSGGLEGTDDKRSWYLSLHRSHENLKALYEKINTCLIPEMIRAAHEMGQLNFQELSVGQLTREIKRRQECYDHWVKVYWADFIPFAHGIRLFGQVYNDAVRPDDPYEFMKLLEKTSLKSIERNRLLEQMAHLIQRDDGLASKLSAGLELEKDHPFMALLAEFISEFGDLACHTTGSGECHQGSFALVRLILEFARMPSLPEKKTTGPDIQTLKAAYLDRFEPEKKRFAQEVLELGRESFRLRDDDNLHLGKIEACLFDAVREGQARLAEPDLDLGDRKLLTSVSALSSPPGPRQECGNKQTEPDSSSLWLKARQVVGHPAGPGIAKGRARVILNPEDLLDFKQGEVLVCKGVDPNMTFVVPLSAAVVEERGGMLIHGAIIAREYGLPCVTGAPDITRLVRTGDRVTVDGYLGIVTCETGDLD from the coding sequence ATGAAACCGCTCCTGTCGATCAAAGAATTCATGGCCGCAGGGATCAGCCAGGTCGGGGGAAAGGCCCTTTGCCTGGCAAAAATTCATGAACAGGGGGTCACGGTTCCCCGGACCTTTTGCATCCCCTGCCGGGTATATGAGGATTATCTTGCCCATACCCGTCTCAAAGACAGGATTCTTTTTGAGATTAACAGAAAACCGCTGGAAAAAATGCGGTGGGAGGAAATCTGGGATATCTCCCTTCGGGTCCGGAACCTGTTTCTAACCACGCCCATTCCCCAGGACATAAGGGCGGATCTCGGGCAGCTGATCTTGCTGCACTGTGGCGACACCCCTGTTGCCGTTCGATCCTCGGCCCCCGGGGAGGATGACAAAGCAAGCTCTTTTGCGGGCATCCATGCCTCTTTTCTGAACATCATGGGAACCGAACATATTATCAAGCATGTTCAGCTGGTGTGGGCGTCGCTTTATTCGGATGCGGCACTTTTATATCGCAAAGAGCTGGGACTTGACATCCATAGGAGTCAGATGGCGGTGGTCATACAGGCGCTGGTCGCATCCGACAGGTCCGGGATCTTTTTTGGCATGAATCCCGCCAATTCTGCCGAATCGGTTATTGAATCCGTGTATGGCCTGAACCAGGCCCTTGTTGATGGCGACATTGAACCCGATCGCTGGGTGTTGAACCGATCCTCGGGCCGTATTTTAAGCCACGTGGAACCGATCCGGAATCGGCTTGCTGTTCCCGCAGCCCAAGGTGTTGATTTTGCGGATCTGTCGGAAAAGATGAGCCAGCAGCCGCCGTTGAATGACGGGGAAGTCCATCGAGTCTGGGAGACGGGAAAAACCCTTGAAACTCTGTTTGGCAAACCCCAGGATATGGAGTGGACATTCAGTAAAAACCAGCTGGTGGTCCTCCAGGCAAGGCCGATCACCAGTGGGGGACTAGAGGGAACCGACGACAAACGGTCCTGGTATTTAAGCCTGCACCGCAGCCATGAAAATTTAAAGGCCCTGTACGAAAAAATCAACACCTGTCTGATTCCTGAAATGATCCGGGCTGCCCATGAAATGGGCCAGTTAAATTTCCAGGAACTGTCCGTAGGCCAGCTTACCCGGGAAATTAAACGCCGTCAGGAATGCTATGATCACTGGGTCAAGGTGTACTGGGCTGATTTCATTCCCTTTGCTCATGGCATAAGGCTTTTCGGACAGGTTTACAATGATGCGGTCCGGCCCGATGACCCCTACGAGTTCATGAAGCTCCTTGAAAAAACCAGTCTCAAGAGTATTGAACGTAACCGTCTGCTTGAACAAATGGCCCATCTGATTCAAAGGGACGACGGCCTGGCGTCAAAGCTGTCCGCCGGTCTGGAACTTGAAAAAGACCATCCGTTTATGGCTCTGCTGGCTGAATTTATCTCGGAATTTGGCGATCTGGCCTGCCATACGACCGGTTCGGGCGAATGCCACCAGGGATCATTCGCCCTGGTCCGGCTGATTCTTGAATTTGCCCGGATGCCGTCATTGCCGGAGAAAAAAACGACGGGCCCGGATATTCAAACCCTCAAGGCAGCGTACCTGGACCGCTTTGAACCGGAAAAGAAGCGCTTTGCACAGGAGGTGCTTGAACTGGGCCGGGAAAGCTTTCGCCTCAGGGATGACGATAATCTTCATCTGGGAAAGATTGAGGCCTGCCTGTTTGACGCTGTCCGGGAAGGGCAGGCAAGACTGGCAGAACCGGATCTTGACCTTGGTGACCGGAAACTGTTGACATCTGTTTCGGCATTGTCGAGCCCGCCTGGGCCCAGGCAGGAATGCGGGAACAAACAAACGGAACCCGACTCGTCGTCTCTCTGGCTCAAGGCTCGCCAGGTGGTCGGGCACCCTGCAGGTCCGGGTATTGCGAAGGGGCGGGCCCGGGTCATCTTAAACCCGGAGGACCTTTTGGACTTTAAACAGGGAGAGGTCCTGGTCTGCAAGGGGGTTGATCCCAACATGACCTTTGTGGTGCCCCTTTCAGCTGCCGTGGTTGAAGAGCGGGGCGGAATGCTGATCCACGGGGCCATCATTGCCCGGGAATATGGTCTGCCCTGTGTCACCGGAGCGCCTGACATCACCCGTCTGGTCCGGACTGGCGACCGGGTGACCGTGGACGGATACCTGGGGATCGTGACCTGTGAAACCGGAGACCTGGATTGA
- a CDS encoding pyridoxamine 5'-phosphate oxidase family protein has translation MDDHRKTSLEQITALFDSQQLAVLSTQKNDQPYASLVAFAASEDLEQILFLTPNTTRKYEHLTINPKVAILVNNSRNQAEDIYNAISVTGTGTASVVEKSDPRNFLGVFLKKHPHLKGFSSAPTTALVCVTMNRYFMVNQFQNVVELGMMP, from the coding sequence ATGGATGATCACAGGAAAACTTCACTGGAACAGATAACCGCCTTGTTTGATTCTCAACAGCTTGCCGTTCTTTCAACCCAGAAAAATGACCAGCCCTATGCCAGCCTTGTTGCCTTTGCAGCAAGTGAAGATCTTGAACAGATCTTGTTTTTAACCCCCAACACCACGCGAAAATACGAACATCTGACAATCAATCCCAAAGTCGCCATCCTGGTTAACAACAGCCGGAACCAGGCGGAGGATATCTATAATGCCATATCGGTGACAGGTACTGGGACGGCTTCGGTTGTTGAAAAATCCGATCCCCGCAACTTTTTAGGGGTATTTTTAAAAAAACACCCTCATTTGAAAGGATTTTCATCCGCGCCGACAACAGCCCTTGTATGCGTGACCATGAACCGGTACTTCATGGTGAACCAGTTTCAAAATGTCGTTGAACTTGGGATGATGCCATGA
- a CDS encoding YbgA family protein, protein MLEPIKIGISSCLLGNKVRYDGGHSHDRFLTQTLGLFTEYVPVCPEVECGMPTPREAVRLVGDPENPRLMTQKTAVDKTDQMNVWIKGRLEELAREDLCGFIFRSKSPSSGLYRIRVYGEDGSITKNGTGLFARAFTKAFPRVPVEEAGRLNDPKLRESFIENIFSLQRWRKLCSQNMTLGGLVDFHTQNKLLILSHNQGLYRQMGKLVAHGKDVDIDQLFDMYEELLLKALSLQTTLKKNINVLQHILGYFKKDLSNDEKQELLTIIDKYRSGYVPLIVPITLIKHYVMKYDQPWLKIQTYLNPHPFELKLRNYF, encoded by the coding sequence ATGCTGGAACCTATTAAAATCGGGATCAGTTCCTGTCTGCTGGGAAACAAGGTGCGATACGATGGCGGACACAGCCATGATCGTTTTCTCACACAGACCCTGGGTCTATTTACCGAATATGTCCCTGTGTGTCCGGAAGTTGAATGCGGGATGCCCACACCAAGGGAGGCGGTCCGACTGGTGGGAGATCCGGAGAATCCAAGACTGATGACCCAGAAAACGGCCGTGGATAAAACAGACCAGATGAACGTCTGGATCAAAGGTCGTCTGGAGGAACTGGCCAGGGAAGATCTATGCGGTTTTATTTTCAGAAGCAAATCGCCCAGCAGCGGGTTGTACCGTATCAGGGTTTATGGTGAGGACGGCAGCATCACAAAAAACGGCACAGGACTCTTTGCACGTGCTTTCACCAAGGCCTTTCCAAGGGTACCGGTTGAAGAGGCCGGCCGCCTGAATGACCCGAAGTTAAGGGAAAGTTTCATTGAAAATATTTTTTCCCTTCAACGATGGCGAAAGCTTTGCAGTCAGAATATGACCTTGGGAGGTCTTGTGGACTTCCATACCCAGAATAAGTTGCTGATACTTTCCCATAACCAGGGGCTATACAGACAGATGGGTAAACTTGTCGCCCACGGGAAAGACGTTGATATTGATCAGTTGTTTGACATGTATGAGGAGCTTCTCCTAAAGGCATTAAGTCTTCAAACCACATTAAAAAAAAATATTAATGTCCTGCAACACATCTTGGGATATTTCAAAAAAGACCTCAGCAATGATGAAAAACAGGAACTGCTGACAATTATTGACAAATACAGATCCGGTTATGTTCCTTTAATCGTGCCCATTACCCTGATAAAGCATTATGTGATGAAATATGATCAGCCCTGGTTGAAGATCCAGACCTATTTGAATCCCCACCCATTTGAACTCAAGTTAAGAAATTATTTTTAA
- a CDS encoding acyl-CoA dehydratase activase — MIYAGIDIGSITAKAALIEDGKLIDTLIIKTGYNHLNAALKVFDALLEKTKIRKNNVAAIISTGYGRASVTFADKALTEIICHGVGAYFMNPEIRGIIDVGGQDSKAILLDASGQVVNFAMNDKCAAGTGRFLEVMANAMEVELDQLGDFSLRAEKPAKISSICTVFAESEVISMIANQENREDIIAGIHESAAARVAILARKVKIKAPVVMTGGVARNVGMVAALEKHIGMKLFVGAYPQENGAIGAAVLASKL; from the coding sequence ATGATTTATGCTGGAATTGATATTGGTTCGATCACTGCCAAAGCCGCTTTGATCGAAGATGGAAAGCTCATTGACACGCTCATTATAAAGACCGGCTACAACCACTTGAATGCGGCGCTAAAGGTCTTTGATGCACTCCTGGAAAAAACAAAAATCAGAAAAAATAATGTTGCTGCGATCATTTCAACGGGTTATGGCCGTGCCAGTGTGACATTTGCAGATAAAGCGTTGACAGAGATTATTTGCCATGGTGTTGGTGCCTATTTTATGAATCCAGAGATCCGGGGTATTATTGATGTGGGCGGCCAGGACAGCAAAGCCATTCTGCTGGACGCATCCGGACAGGTGGTAAATTTTGCCATGAACGATAAATGTGCTGCCGGAACAGGCCGATTCCTTGAGGTCATGGCCAATGCCATGGAAGTGGAATTAGATCAACTGGGAGACTTCAGCCTCAGGGCTGAAAAACCCGCTAAAATCAGTAGTATCTGCACGGTATTTGCTGAATCCGAAGTCATTTCTATGATTGCAAACCAGGAAAACAGAGAGGACATTATCGCCGGTATCCACGAATCTGCAGCCGCCCGTGTGGCCATTTTAGCTAGGAAAGTCAAAATCAAGGCCCCTGTTGTCATGACAGGCGGGGTTGCCAGAAATGTCGGCATGGTGGCAGCCCTTGAAAAGCATATCGGGATGAAACTATTTGTCGGGGCGTATCCCCAGGAAAATGGTGCCATTGGCGCTGCGGTATTGGCATCAAAACTATAA
- a CDS encoding 2-hydroxyacyl-CoA dehydratase subunit D, with amino-acid sequence MSDPSAQKAKMKSAKKMRDLMTAYYIDALSAGQNNKRVAWITSGGPVEPLLAMDIIPVYPENHAAMIGSAKMGEDLCTKAEEMGYSTDLCSYARADISCSVVKGGPLGGLPKPDMLICCNNICGTVLKWYEVQARFYNVPLFILDTPICHTGYTPEIAKYVRAQIDEYIAFLEVVTKRKFNHEKMATVGKLSLEGQKLWQKVLNTTAHKPSPMSAFDAFFFLALIVTLRGTQIAVDFYTELVQEMEERIQNGISVVPGERYRLLWDNLPIWYQLKWLSGKFSEHNACLVADTYTSAWCGTIKYIDENRFLDSMAEAYTRIYLNIGVDQMADQVLEMIKFYDVDGFVMHSNRSCKPYSFGQLDIMGIVQEKAGIPVLMIEADMVDPRNFSQSQVETRIDAFMEIIKQNKG; translated from the coding sequence ATGTCAGATCCATCTGCACAAAAAGCAAAAATGAAATCCGCAAAAAAAATGCGGGACCTCATGACGGCATATTATATTGATGCCCTGTCTGCAGGACAGAACAATAAACGCGTTGCCTGGATTACATCGGGTGGTCCTGTGGAGCCGTTGCTTGCCATGGACATTATCCCGGTCTATCCGGAAAACCATGCCGCCATGATCGGTTCTGCAAAAATGGGTGAAGATCTTTGCACTAAAGCTGAGGAGATGGGGTACAGCACAGATCTTTGTTCCTATGCAAGGGCCGATATATCGTGTTCCGTTGTAAAGGGCGGGCCCCTCGGCGGTCTGCCCAAACCGGATATGCTGATCTGCTGTAACAATATCTGCGGGACTGTTTTAAAGTGGTATGAGGTTCAGGCAAGATTCTATAATGTCCCCTTGTTCATACTGGACACCCCCATCTGCCATACCGGTTACACCCCTGAAATTGCAAAATATGTCAGAGCCCAGATTGATGAATACATTGCATTTCTTGAAGTCGTAACCAAAAGAAAATTCAACCATGAAAAGATGGCCACTGTCGGCAAATTGTCCCTTGAAGGACAAAAACTCTGGCAGAAAGTCCTCAATACAACGGCCCATAAACCCTCTCCCATGTCTGCATTTGATGCTTTCTTTTTTCTTGCCCTGATTGTAACCTTGAGGGGAACCCAGATCGCCGTGGATTTTTACACGGAACTTGTCCAGGAAATGGAAGAGCGAATCCAGAATGGTATCAGCGTTGTTCCTGGTGAACGATACAGACTCTTGTGGGATAACCTGCCGATCTGGTATCAACTCAAATGGCTGTCCGGCAAATTTTCCGAACACAATGCCTGCCTTGTGGCAGATACCTATACGTCGGCCTGGTGTGGAACCATTAAATATATTGATGAAAACCGGTTCCTGGATTCCATGGCAGAGGCATACACACGGATTTATCTTAACATTGGTGTGGATCAGATGGCTGATCAGGTGTTGGAGATGATTAAATTCTACGATGTTGACGGATTTGTCATGCACTCCAACAGATCCTGCAAACCATACTCCTTTGGGCAATTGGATATCATGGGGATTGTCCAGGAAAAGGCTGGCATTCCGGTTCTCATGATTGAGGCGGATATGGTGGATCCAAGAAATTTTTCACAGTCCCAGGTGGAAACCCGAATTGATGCATTTATGGAAATCATAAAACAAAACAAGGGATAA